AGTTGCCCTCCTTGCAGCACCCAACTTCTGTTGGAGGATCCAGAGCCAATCTTCTGTCCCCACCTCTAACCTTGGcttttctctccctgcctctggcCACGGGAACTCAGAGGAACAGGAGCTGCTGTGCCGGGTCCATCTGCAGCAGACCAGCCACTGGAGCCGCTGATGCTGCAGCAGCACCCGGCAGGCAGGTGTGCGAGAGGAACACACAGGAGAGAACAGATTGAGAAGTGCTTTGGGAAGTCTCTGGTACAGATGCAAAGGCAGAAGGGGAACTTTTCTCTGTGCTCCTTCTTCCCACTGTCCTAGCAATTCAAGGAGACGGGTGATAGACTGGAGATTGGAGCTGTTCATCTGAATCCAGCAATGTCCTGTGTCTCCTCTTCAAATCCAGGCAAATGATAATGTGGCCCTGGAGGTCGACATCAAAGCATGTTTATTAAAGCCCAAGTGTAAAGGTCCACGCCACTCCCAaccacatacatttatattttgactATCGAGGGAATATACTAACTcagcacagaagaaaaaataaacaataaatctATGTGtgtggccgggtgctgtggctcacacctgtaatctcagcactttgggagtccgaggcgggcagataaccggagctcaggagttcgagaccaccctgggcaacatggtaaaaccccgtctctactaaaacacaaaaaaattagcaagtgttgtggtgtgtgcctgtagtcccagctactcgggaggctgaggcacgagaactgcttgagcctgggagacagaggtttcagtgagccgagatggcaccactgcactccagcttgggctacagaatgacactccatctcaacaacaacaacaaaaatctgtgtgtgtgtgtgtgtacacaagcTCATGCATACGTTGACATAGAAGGGATAGGGAGATAGGACACTtacatatttcaattttattttacttcttaatCAGTTCTAAATGAGTAAGGATGGGACTTACAGATAGTGAAGAAACACAacaaagacataaagagaaatatttcttcTACTGGGCTCTCTCGCTTTTCTTCATGCCATAACTACTTTCCAAGAAGAGTCCACAACAGCATTACGGCATTTCCTAAAATTTGTTGCATTTTATAattcttgcacacacacacacagatgcacacacaatTTAAATGCCATTTCTCGGTCTGGGGGGTTTTCAGACTCTGCCTAATGTCTCAACTAACTCAATCAACAGAGATATGCTAAACGCCTACCATGTGCAGCGTACTGTACGAGACATCCCAGAAGACACAGAACAAGAAGGCATATGATTTTCCCTGCGCTTATAATCAGTCACGAAGCCCCACTGATTTCCTCTGCTAAAGTTGTCCCTAATCTGCCAATCCCTCACTGTGCCTATTGCCCTTATCATCTTTTTTCCGGACCTCCAACCAGTGACCTTGGATGCCACATCCTCAGTCCCCATGGCCCTGACTCAGTCCCCTGCTTTGTTCAATATTCCTGTCTGCATCCTCAGAGAATCTTAGGCTTATGTTTTCTGTAGCACTTACCATATGGTATTAAAATCATGTGTTTTCAGATCTGCTGCTGACCCTACACTGATTGTAACATCTTAAAGGTCTTTGTACCTCTATCACATAGCACAGTATCTACCGCTCTCAGTACCTGCTCCAGTAACAACTGCTCACCGGTGCTCAGCCTCCATCCAACACGTTCTGCCATGTGTTGTATCTGCTCATGTATCCAACCACCTCCCTAACATGTAGGGGCTCCTCAAGGACAGGACCCGATTCACCTTGGAATCTCcagtacccaggaggcagagggctgCAAGATTTCTCTGCAGATTTGTTTGAGGCCTGGGCCCCATTGGGCCATGAGGCCCCAGGCAACTCTTGATATATCATGCTGAGATGTGGGGAAGGGATGAGCTGAAAGGGAAGGAATTCCAATTTAGATGCTGGATAATGACATAATTTATGGATGAACTCATGTCAGTTCATCATATTTTccccaagtttttattttgaaaatttttaaacctGTGGAAAGTTGAAAATATGAAAACTCATCTTTCGTTCCCCTTGATTGCTAACGTTTTGAtctgtttgtgttctctctttccctctgggTTTGTGTGTTTATCTCTCTCAGTTGAATATTTTTGCTAAACCATTTGAAAATTAGTTACAAATATCTTAAATTTTCTAAGAACTAGTTATGagcaaatgaaagaatgaatgaaactaTACATGAACACATAAATTTCTGAACTCCTTTCGAGTTCTTTATGGCTTTCTAACTCTAAGAGTTGCCATGTACCACAAGAGCACACAGACAACAAGCACCCACATTTCACGGGGTAGGGGGTGGAGGAGGCCATTTTCAGCTAGAACAGTTGGGAAAGGTTTCAGCTAGGCCTGGACGGGGAAGATTGGGATATACTTATGAAGAAGGGAAAACATTTGAGGAGGAATGGAGTGCAGCAACAAAATACAGTAGGCAGGAGAAGCAAGCCCTCCAGGCACCATGCTTGTTCACTATCTGATTTgtatggaaaatgaagaaatgaagttgACTTTTTTACCCTTCTCATTTCTCTTCATCTACTTCAGAATTCTCAGAGCTAGCATGTTATCTAATTCTTTCTTCACATACGATTCTTCATAACATAAAGATGCTGTGGTAAGGTGGGAGGGTCATAGGGTGACCCATGGTCCCAGTTTGGCCAGGAATAAGGGTTTTCTGGGACTCAAGACTTTTCAATGCTAAAACCAGGCAAGTCCCAGGCAAATGAGGATGAGATGGTCACCCTAGCCCAGTTGCagagatgggaaaaaaatgaaagaagcctgattaaacttttaaaaccaCTTTTCACCCCTCCCCTACTGTGGGCCCTAgttcctgatttatttttaactttggggacaaaaggaaataattttaaaagtgaaagaaaatattctttctctccAAGAAGTTTTCTCTCATGCCTTCTCCTCCTAATTTAGGTTAAGTGCACTACCTCACTGCTACAGTATGAAAATTGCTGTCATGCATTTACTAATTATTGTGTGGTAATAATAATACACaaaccactctctctctctttttttttttttttttttttgagatggagtttcacttttgttgcctaggctgtaatgcaatggcgcgatctcggctcaccgcaacctccgcctcctgggttcaagcgattctcctgcctcagcctctggagtagctgtgattacaggcatgcgccaccacacccggctaattttgtatttttagtagagacggggtttctccatgtctgtcaggctggtctcaaactcccgacctcaggtgatccacccgccttggcctcccaaagtgctgggattacaggcgtgagccaccgcgcccggccaatccacTCTTCAGTAGAATAGACCGTGTCTTATCTTTGCAGCTCCAATATACAGTACAAAGCAAGCAGCCCAGCACCTATGTGTTGAATGAGTAGATGCATTTATTGGTTGGTTTATTGGCTGGTTAGATGGTCGTGGCTGGTTATTTGAATATTCCACAGTAATAGTGGATCCATCCAAAAGCAGctggtgggccaggcacagtggctcatgcctgtaatcccagcactttgggaggccgaggtgagtgaattgcttgaggtcaggagctcaagaccagcctgaccaacatggtggaaccacatctttactaaaaataaaaaaattagctgggcatggtggcacatgcctgtaatcccagctactcaggaggctgaggcaggagaatcacttgaacctgggaggcggaggttgtagtgagctgagattctgccactgcagtccagcctgggtaacaaagcgagactctgtctcaaaaaaaaaaaaaaaaaatacagtggttGGTGTATACCTTTCTCCTAGAAACAATCAACTTCTTTATTTGCAGTCTCCATTTTATAAGAAAGGCTGGGGCAGCTTTTGCTGCTGAGCAGAAATCTGTCCTGTTACCCCAAATTTTAGTCTCAGGCATTAACTCTCTAAGCAGAAGGGCTCGTGAAGCCTTAGGCCACTGAGGCCCTGCAGCTCCCCAGACACTCTTTTAGGTTCAGTGATGAGTCAAACAGCTTCCACGAATAGTCCCTGCTGGTGCAGCAGCAGAGTCCAGAGGTGGCAGAAGGCTGCAAAACTTCTCTGCAAATTTGTTCGAGGCCTGGGCCCCACTGGGCCATGAGGCCCCAGGCAACTCTTGCTATATCATGCTGAGATGTGGGGAAAAGGATGAGCTGAAAGGGAAGGAATTCCAGTTTAGATGCAGGATAATGACATAATTTATAAACTAATGCCAGTTTATCTTATTTTCCccaagttttcattttgaaaaattttaaacctgcAGAAAGTTGAAAACAAGGTGaaaactcatttttctatttcctttacgCTAACATTTTGAtctgtttgtttgtgttctctgtgtgtgtgtgtgtctccctcaATTGAATATTTTTGCTAAGCCATTTGAAAATTAGTTACAGATATCTTAAATTTTCTAAGAACTAGGATGTTATCCTACATAAGCATGGTGTTTTTTTGCATTACCAAGACATTTACTTCCcaatatattaatacaataatattatCTAAAATACTGTCTATATATacactttctaattttcttattaatgttctttgtaactttttttctgaCCCAgaatccagtaaaaaaaaaaatcatccattgCATGTCACTCTCTTCAGTCTCCTTAGTCTATTTAATCTAGAATGGtctgttacttatttttttatttcactttatctttCGTGGCTGATAATTTTGGAGTTCAGGCTAGTTGTCTGGTAGAATGTCCTATAACCTAAATTTGTAtgtttgtttcttcattattGAATTCAGATTAGACATGTTTGGCATAAATGCTACCTAGGTGGTGCTGCATATATTTCATCCCAGCATATCAGGAAGTTCAAAATGTCATTTTGTGTCAATATTGATAACAATCCTGCACTGATGTCAAAAGTTCAGGAGCAAGAACTAGCGAGGCAGTCATTTCCTTCTGTTACTTGGTTAGGGTGATGTTAGCCAGAGTTCTCCACCATAAATGCTCCTTTACCCTTTGTATGTAATGAATAATCCAGGGAGTGAGACCATGGGAACATCCCATTCTCTAATAGCATTCACCCAGTGGTTTTTGTCATGCATTAATGACCTTTGCATGAATCAGTGATTCCACTGGTTGTTGCAAATGCTACCTCTTCTAATTCTACCACTTCTTCTACAAATACAGGCAGAAATTTTTCCATGAAGAGTATCACCCCcaacgcacacacacatatacctttttttgtttatttgttaactttttatcttgaaataacAAGTCCACAAGAAGTCGCAAAAATATTACAGAGAGATCCAGTGTACTCAAAACTTATCTTCCCCTAGTGATAATAACACCTTCCATATTATGTTATCAGAACCAGGAAATTGACTGTGGCATAACATGATGAACTAGACTACAGATCTTACTTGGATTTCACCACTTGATAAAATgctaactttaattttaatttcttagtaTCATGTTGGACTCTATGTTTATTATGTTATACTCTATTACCATCATTATTCTCTTTGATGCTCACATTGTCTGAAGTTTAACTAGGGAGGACTCCTTCAAGCCAGCTCATGACATTTTTTGATAAGCCACCATCCGTGTTTCagctctcctttgctttctggaaCAAGAAGATATTCGAGGCTGCAGACCTGTAACTAGCCGTGTCTCTAAGAAGCATTGGTTTCTTTTAGCAGGGAATGGTATTTAGGAACTAAGATCTGGATATTCTGGTAACCGTAAGTTTTGATGTCCAGATGTATCTCCTGATCCCAGGTCCCATATGCCCACTGCCTACTGGACATTTCCATGTGTGTAAGCACTACAAACTCAACATCTTAAATACACTTTTTTCTAATTCCCAAACTTGCTGTTCCTTTTATGTGCACGAGTCAAAAACCTCACAGCCAACCTTGATTCCTCTCTAATGTCTGATCCATATGTCCAAACATTGGGTCATGTGTGTTTGTCTCCTAAGTCTCTCAGCACTTGCCCACTTTTCTCACCTCTATTGCCACCACCATAGTCAAAGTTGCCATTTCTTGTCAGGATCATCTCAATAGTCTCCTAGTTTCCTTACTGCTATTCCTGTTCCCTATCCTTGTTCCTTCAGTCCACCCTCCATGTAATAACCAGAGTGATCttactaaaatataaacactttGTTGGTTTATTGGCTTTATTGTAAAAACTAAGCTTCTTAACAAAACTTGCAAGAACTTTACTCATCTTTACTCCCTAGTCATATAAACTTATTTCAAAGTTCTGTCCCATGACTTATAAGAAGGGTACTTCTTGCACTCTCTTCACTCGACTAGCTGCTTTACTCAGCCTTTAGTTCTCAGCTTAAATGATCCTTGCTGCCTACTGTTCATACCCTCATGTAGTCCTGTCTCACTGAATCATGGCTGTTCTGTGTGATCAACAGAATACTGTGAAAGTGACAGTGTGGGATTGCTGAGGCTAGGTCGTAAAAGACATCCCCGTCTCAGCTTTAGCCTCTCTTGTGCTGCTCACTCAGTGGGGGGATGCCAGCCGCCATGCTGTGAGGGCACTCAAGCAGCCTGTGGAGAAGGGCACGTAGGCAGACACTGGTCTCGGTGCAGCAACCTGCATCATCTTGCCAGCCATGGGGatgagccatcttggaagtagaTCCAGCTAGCTCCAGGTCAGCCTTCAGATGACATCACAAGAGATCCTGTGCCAGAACTGTCCATCTATGCCACTCCCAAATGTTTGCTACACAGAGACTATGAGggtaatacatgtttattgttgttttaagccaattaaaaacaagaaaccgAGTCTGGGTGTTAAGTGAGCTGATTGCTAGTGGAGTTTGTTGCTTCTAGGACATTTCAGTGGACACATCTGAGTTTAGACTGACTCCTTTCACTGGAATTAAACATCCAGGATTCTTCCTCATCTTTCCCTGTGCTATGTTTGCATACTCCTCCCTGATTCCTAACACCATCAGTATGTCTAACTCATTGGCTCAGTCCTACAACATATTCAGAATAGTTTGGGGATTACTGTACCAAAACAACCACCAGCAACAAGCCGACTAAATACGTTTAAGATGCCGTTACAGATCTTTTTTTTAGACTATCACCCACTAAGAATGTACAGTCCGAATGCTGCATTCAAAAGTTTTTGAATTAGTTATTTACTTTCTGTACAGTTAGGTTGTCAATTTGATATGTAGTTggctttctttgtttcattttatattgaGCTTTAAGATTTGCTTTGTATTCACCCTTActgatttgatttaattttactttaacatacagtatataaaaaatttatatgatttatatgTCAAAGTTATATTAAAAGATATATTCAAAGAAGTCTCAGTACCATCCCTAACCCTGCCACCCTTTTCCCACACAACCCAAATAGGCAACCATTTTCATCAGATTCTGTCATgcatcctacttttttttttttttttttttttttgtaaaaataagcaaagaagtaCATGGGTTTGGagggttttttcttccttttttcttatacAAAGGATAACATACTGTATGCATTCTTTCACATCTTTCTTCCTGCCCTTAACAACATATCC
The genomic region above belongs to Papio anubis isolate 15944 chromosome 12, Panubis1.0, whole genome shotgun sequence and contains:
- the LOC108582082 gene encoding uncharacterized protein LOC108582082, whose protein sequence is MNSSNLQSITRLLELLGQWEEGAQRKVPLLPLHLYQRLPKALLNLFSPVCSSRTPACRVLLQHQRLQWLVCCRWTRHSSSCSSEFPWPEAGREKPRLEVGTEDWLWILQQKLGAARRATAFVWLSWLLLGEMQNSSVVNTVTITFASWDTVARTQVPSRNQRRPSPPLFSAPGSLDAFHYTLSRLLIGAAENTSNLMCLWISESGTLKTGLVWRCRLRISQHTDDH